The window GGAACACCTACAGGCCCCATTGCCTTAAAAGGAATAAAAAACGGAATTGCCAGAATAAGAGTGGTAGGCGAAGGTACTATGCTGTCACATACAATATACAATAAACTTTACTGGAGCGATAGACCGGGAATTATATACATTGATATTCCAAAGGAAAAGCTTGATAAGCAGATGACCGTTATTGCGGTGTTGCTTAATAAACCTCTTGAACTGTACAGAGAAAATGTAGGGGCAATTGAAAATAATCTTTAAATCTGATTAAAGATCACATTTATGAAAAACAAAATCCGGAGAAAATTCTCCGGATCTTTTATTTTGTAAGATGATTTTCTTAGAAAATCTCTCTTCCTGAAAAATGGAACTGAGCTTCGATTAATGCATTCTCGTCAGAATCTGAACCGTGAACCGCATTTTCTCCGATGCTTCTTGCAAACATTTTTCTGATTGTACCTTCTGCAGCTTCTGCAGGGTTAGTAGCACCGATTAATGTTCTGAAGTCTTCAACTGCATTGTCTTTTTCTAAAACTGCAGCCACGATAGGACCAGAGCTCATGAATT of the Chryseobacterium viscerum genome contains:
- a CDS encoding nucleoside-diphosphate kinase is translated as MSNITFTMIKPDAVADGHIGAILGKIAEGGFKIKALKLTQLTVADAKKFYEVHAERPFYGELVEFMSSGPIVAAVLEKDNAVEDFRTLIGATNPAEAAEGTIRKMFARSIGENAVHGSDSDENALIEAQFHFSGREIF